In Micromonospora sp. WMMD980, the following are encoded in one genomic region:
- a CDS encoding IS701 family transposase, whose product MAGVCDAFAGRFGRVEPRRAAAAFVTGLLTNIEIKTCWQLAEQAGHGRPDAMQRLLYRAKWDADAVRDDVRQVVVDRLGDPDGVLVVDETGDLKKGVHTVGVQRQYTGTAGRIENAQVGVFLAYASRHGHTLIDRRVYLPKSWTDDRQRCEQAGVPDDVAFATRSELADDMITAAVQALVPARWVAADEAYGNNTRLRGELRKLRLGYVLAVSCDHLVPIDGGKTRCRADRLAADLPATAWTRRSAGDGSKGPRFYDWAWLTDVGADGDSDDDGRHSLLIRRNNTTGELAFYRCWTPGPATLAQLVRVAGVRWVVEESFQAGKGQVGLDQHQVRRWTSWHRFTTLALAALAVLAICAADARTADRHGQPDMIELTVNEIRRLINILLIRPTRSIAYRLRWSTWRRRHQARAKRAHYARRLNLEFPP is encoded by the coding sequence CTGGCCGGGGTGTGCGATGCGTTCGCGGGACGGTTCGGGCGGGTGGAGCCGCGGCGGGCGGCGGCGGCGTTCGTGACAGGGCTGCTCACGAATATCGAAATCAAGACGTGTTGGCAGTTGGCGGAGCAGGCCGGGCATGGCCGGCCGGACGCGATGCAGAGGTTGCTGTATCGGGCGAAGTGGGACGCCGACGCGGTGCGTGACGACGTGCGACAGGTCGTCGTCGACCGGCTTGGCGACCCCGACGGGGTCCTCGTCGTTGACGAGACCGGCGATCTGAAAAAAGGTGTGCACACCGTCGGTGTCCAGCGCCAATACACCGGCACCGCCGGGCGGATCGAGAACGCGCAGGTTGGCGTGTTCCTGGCCTACGCGAGCAGACACGGCCACACCCTGATCGACCGCCGGGTCTACCTACCGAAGTCCTGGACCGACGATCGACAGCGGTGTGAGCAGGCCGGCGTCCCGGACGACGTCGCGTTCGCCACCCGATCCGAGCTGGCCGACGACATGATCACCGCCGCTGTTCAAGCCCTGGTCCCGGCCCGATGGGTCGCCGCGGACGAGGCCTACGGCAACAACACTCGGCTGCGGGGTGAACTGCGCAAACTGCGCCTCGGCTACGTCTTGGCGGTCTCCTGCGATCATCTCGTGCCGATCGACGGCGGGAAGACCCGTTGTCGCGCCGACCGGCTGGCCGCCGACCTGCCTGCCACCGCGTGGACCCGGCGCAGTGCCGGCGACGGGTCGAAAGGGCCACGGTTCTACGACTGGGCATGGCTGACCGACGTCGGCGCCGACGGCGACTCGGACGACGACGGCCGGCACAGTCTGCTGATCCGCCGCAACAACACCACCGGTGAGCTGGCCTTCTACCGTTGCTGGACACCCGGCCCGGCCACCCTCGCCCAGCTCGTGCGGGTAGCGGGAGTTCGTTGGGTCGTGGAGGAATCGTTCCAGGCCGGAAAGGGTCAGGTCGGTCTTGACCAGCACCAAGTCCGCCGCTGGACGTCCTGGCACCGGTTCACCACCCTGGCCCTGGCAGCCCTCGCGGTCCTCGCGATCTGCGCCGCCGACGCCCGAACAGCAGACCGTCACGGTCAACCCGACATGATCGAGCTGACCGTCAACGAGATCCGCCGCCTGATCAACATCCTGCTCATCCGGCCGACCCGCAGCATCGCCTACCGTTTGCGCTGGTCAACATGGCGACGCCGACACCAAGCACGAGCCAAACGAGCCCACTACGCCCGCCGCCTCAACCTCGAATTCCCACCATGA
- the murF gene encoding UDP-N-acetylmuramoyl-tripeptide--D-alanyl-D-alanine ligase, translated as MTLQEITAAIGGAVHDAPDTVTVAAPVVFDSRRVEPGGMFVALPGKRVDGHDYAVQAIEAGAAAVLASRPVGVPAVVVEDVPAAYGRLARAVVDRLPQTTVIGVTGSVGKTSTKDILAQILPTWGATVANRASNNNELGLPYTVTRATADTRYLVLEMGARGIGHVAYLTRIAPPRVSVVTRVGHAHLGEFGSVENIAQAKGEIVEALPDILDGGLAVLNGDDALVAAMASRTTARVLTYGIDNPADVRAEDVTLDELGRAAFRLVHDGQAADVRLRLYGLHQASNALAAATVALGLGHPIEAVAEAVSQAEAVSPGRMQVSNRADGVTIINDAYNAAPDAMRAALRALKAMTEDGRRAVAVLGEMAELGEHAAQVHREIGQHVAEVGAGWLVAIGGADAGQYAAGAAGTGTTVDRAGTVAEAWELLRDGLRPGDVVLVKAANSAGLLVRQPPFEMLLVGVGRRGAATA; from the coding sequence ATGACTCTGCAAGAGATCACCGCCGCTATCGGTGGAGCCGTCCACGACGCCCCCGACACGGTGACGGTGGCGGCCCCGGTCGTGTTCGACAGCCGGCGCGTAGAGCCCGGCGGGATGTTCGTGGCGCTACCCGGTAAGCGTGTCGATGGGCACGACTACGCCGTCCAGGCGATCGAGGCTGGCGCGGCGGCTGTGCTGGCATCGCGGCCAGTTGGAGTGCCGGCGGTGGTCGTGGAGGACGTGCCCGCCGCCTACGGGAGGCTGGCCCGCGCGGTCGTGGACCGACTTCCGCAGACCACGGTGATCGGTGTGACTGGTTCGGTGGGCAAGACGTCGACCAAGGACATCCTCGCTCAGATCCTCCCGACGTGGGGTGCCACGGTGGCGAACCGGGCATCGAACAACAACGAGTTGGGGTTGCCCTACACGGTCACCCGCGCGACCGCCGACACCCGGTATCTCGTGTTGGAAATGGGCGCCCGTGGCATCGGGCACGTGGCCTACCTGACCCGGATTGCCCCGCCCAGGGTCAGCGTGGTTACGCGCGTCGGCCACGCGCACCTTGGCGAGTTCGGATCGGTGGAGAACATCGCTCAGGCCAAGGGCGAGATCGTGGAGGCGCTACCGGACATCCTCGACGGCGGGTTGGCCGTGCTCAACGGCGACGATGCGTTGGTTGCCGCGATGGCGAGCCGCACCACCGCACGGGTGCTGACGTACGGCATCGACAACCCGGCCGACGTGCGCGCCGAGGATGTGACCCTGGACGAGCTGGGCCGGGCTGCCTTCCGGCTCGTGCACGACGGTCAGGCCGCCGACGTGCGGTTGCGCCTCTACGGGTTGCACCAGGCGTCCAACGCGCTTGCCGCCGCAACGGTCGCCCTCGGTTTGGGCCATCCGATTGAGGCGGTAGCCGAGGCGGTGTCACAGGCCGAGGCGGTGTCGCCGGGACGCATGCAGGTCAGCAACCGCGCGGACGGCGTGACGATCATCAACGACGCCTACAACGCCGCGCCGGATGCGATGCGCGCCGCGTTGCGCGCCTTGAAGGCGATGACGGAGGACGGCCGGCGGGCGGTCGCGGTGCTCGGGGAAATGGCCGAGCTGGGCGAGCACGCCGCCCAGGTACACCGCGAGATCGGGCAGCACGTGGCCGAGGTCGGGGCCGGGTGGCTCGTGGCCATCGGCGGAGCCGACGCCGGGCAGTACGCGGCCGGAGCCGCCGGCACCGGCACGACGGTGGACCGGGCGGGCACCGTGGCCGAGGCGTGGGAACTGCTGCGCGACGGGTTGCGGCCGGGCGATGTGGTGTTGGTCAAGGCGGCCAACAGCGCCGGGCTCCTAGTACGGCAGCCGCCGTTTGAGATGTTGCTGGTGGGGGTCGGTAGACGAGGTGCGGCCACCGCGTGA